In the Ptychodera flava strain L36383 unplaced genomic scaffold, AS_Pfla_20210202 Scaffold_29__1_contigs__length_4469600_pilon, whole genome shotgun sequence genome, one interval contains:
- the LOC139127105 gene encoding centrosome-associated protein CEP250-like: MDGFSGLGEGEDTGTNEVDSTYEGWARERTQVQNEVDSTYEGWTRERTQVQNEVDSTYEGWARERTQVQNEVDSTYEGWARERTQVQNEVDSTYEGWARERTQVQNEVDSTYEGWARERTQVQNEVDSTYEGWARERTQVQNEVDSTYEGWARERTQVQNEVDSTYEGLARERTQVQNEVDSTYEGWARERTQVQNEVDSTYEGWTRERTQVQNEVDSTYEGWTRERTQVQNEVDSTYEGWTRERTQVQNEVDSTYEGWTRERTQVQNEVDSTYEGWTRERTQVQNEVDSTYEGWTRERTQVHNEVAQYV, from the exons ATGGATGGTTTCTCTG GGCTGGGCGAGGGAGAGGACACAGGTACAAATGAGGTTGACAGTACGTATGAGGGCTGGGCGAGGGAGAGGACACAGGTACAAAATGAGGTTGACAGTACGTATGAGGGCTGGACGAGGGAGAGGACACAGGTACAAAATGAGGTTGACAGTACGTATGAGGGCTGGGCGAGGGAGAGGACACAGGTACAAAATGAGGTTGACAGTACGTATGAGGGCTGGGCGAGGGAGAGGACACAGGTACAAAATGAGGTTGACAGTACGTATGAGGGCTGGGCGAGGGAGAGGACACAGGTACAAAATGAGGTTGACAGTACGTATGAGGGCTGGGCGAGGGAGAGGACACAGGTACAAAATGAGGTTGACAGTACGTATGAGGGCTGGGCGAGGGAGAGGACACAGGTACAAAATGAGGTTGACAGTACGTATGAGGGCTGGGCGAGGGAGAGGACACAGGTACAAAATGAGGTTGACAGTACGTATGAGGGCTTGGCGAGGGAGAGGACACAGGTACAAAATGAGGTTGACAGTACGTATGAGGGCTGGGCGAGGGAGAGGACACAGGTACAAAATGAGGTTGACAGTACGTATGAGGGCTGGACGAGGGAGAGGACACAGGTACAAAATGAGGTTGACAGTACGTATGAGGGCTGGACGAGGGAGAGGACACAGGTACAAAATGAGGTTGACAGTACGTATGAGGGCTGGACGAGGGAGAGGACACAGGTACAAAATGAGGTTGACAGTACGTATGAGGGCTGGACGAGGGAGAGGACACAGGTACAAAATGAGGTTGACAGTACGTATGAGGGCTGGACGAGGGAGAGGACACAGGTACAAAATGAGGTTGACAGTACGTATGAGGGCTGGACGAGGGAGAGGACACAGGTACACAATGAGGTTGCACAGTACGTATGA